In Sphingomonas sp. SORGH_AS_0950, the following are encoded in one genomic region:
- the xdhB gene encoding xanthine dehydrogenase molybdopterin binding subunit: MADPVTTPAAEPILKPSLPHDSAVLHVTGAARYVDDEPEPADLLHLAFGQSGETHAAIVALDLSAVRAAPGVVAVFTAADIPGHNDVSPVAHDDRLLADGEVLYRGQPVFLVAATSRGAARRAARLGRIDYAPRPALLSITDARAAASLIEPTQRMARGDAAAALDTAPHRRSGGFAMGGQDHFYLEGQVALARPGEDGQIHITSSTQHPSEVQHLVADLLGVTSADVTVEVRRMGGAFGGKETQAAPFAAAAALVAAKTGRPAKFCCDRDDDMVLTGKRHDFEVGYDVGFDDEGRIVGLVLRLASRCGATVDLSPAINDRAMFHADNCYWLPAIEIVSERLKTHTVSATAFRGFGGPQGMLAIERVIDVVAAALGRDPLEVRIANLYGPERDVTPYGMTIADNTAPALIARLRDDSDYDARRAAIREFNARHTVLKKGIALTPVKFGISFTTTHLNQAGALVHVYADGSIQLNHGGTEMGQGLYIKVAQVVADVFAVPVTKVRITATRTDKVPNTSATAASSGADLNGMAAFEAACTIRERLAGVAASIGGCAVEAVRFTPAGVVAGAETIPFDTLCRKAHLARVSLSSTGFYATPDIAYDRAAHRGRPFYYFAYGAACAEVVVDTLTGEHRVLAVDILHDVGRSLNPAIDLGQIEGGFLQGQGWLTTEELVFAEDGRLLTHSPATYKIPTAADRPHRFRVALWDGENVEPTINRSKAVGEPPFMLAQCVLSALGEAVAATAPERRGFPPLNAPATPEAILRAIAAHRA, from the coding sequence ATGGCCGATCCCGTTACCACCCCCGCCGCCGAGCCGATCCTGAAACCCTCGCTGCCGCATGACAGCGCGGTCCTGCATGTCACCGGCGCGGCGCGCTATGTCGATGACGAGCCCGAACCCGCTGATCTGCTCCACCTCGCCTTCGGCCAGTCGGGCGAGACGCATGCCGCAATCGTCGCGCTCGACCTGTCGGCGGTGCGCGCCGCACCGGGGGTGGTGGCGGTCTTCACCGCAGCCGACATTCCGGGGCATAATGACGTCAGCCCGGTCGCGCATGACGACCGGCTGCTCGCGGACGGGGAAGTCCTGTATCGCGGCCAGCCGGTCTTCCTCGTCGCGGCGACCAGCCGGGGTGCGGCGCGGCGGGCGGCGCGGCTGGGGAGGATCGACTATGCTCCCCGCCCCGCGCTGCTGTCGATCACGGACGCCCGCGCCGCCGCCTCGCTGATCGAGCCGACCCAGCGCATGGCGCGGGGCGATGCCGCCGCCGCGCTCGACACCGCGCCGCATCGCCGGTCCGGCGGGTTCGCGATGGGCGGGCAGGACCATTTCTATCTGGAGGGGCAGGTCGCGCTCGCGCGTCCCGGCGAGGACGGGCAGATCCATATCACCAGCTCGACCCAGCATCCCAGCGAGGTCCAGCATCTGGTCGCCGACCTGCTGGGCGTGACGTCGGCGGACGTCACGGTCGAGGTGCGTCGCATGGGCGGTGCGTTCGGCGGCAAGGAGACGCAGGCGGCCCCCTTCGCCGCCGCCGCCGCTCTGGTCGCCGCCAAGACGGGTCGCCCCGCCAAATTCTGCTGCGACCGCGACGACGACATGGTGCTGACCGGCAAGCGCCATGATTTCGAGGTCGGCTATGATGTCGGTTTCGACGACGAGGGCCGGATCGTCGGACTGGTGCTGCGGCTGGCGTCGCGGTGCGGGGCGACGGTCGACCTGTCGCCCGCGATCAACGACCGTGCGATGTTCCATGCGGACAATTGCTATTGGCTGCCCGCGATCGAGATCGTCTCCGAACGGCTGAAGACCCATACCGTCTCCGCCACCGCCTTTCGCGGCTTTGGCGGGCCGCAGGGGATGCTGGCGATCGAGCGGGTGATCGATGTGGTTGCCGCCGCACTCGGCCGCGATCCGCTCGAGGTGCGCATCGCCAATCTCTACGGGCCGGAGCGCGACGTGACGCCCTATGGCATGACGATCGCCGACAATACCGCGCCCGCGCTGATCGCCCGGTTGCGCGACGACAGCGACTATGACGCGCGCCGCGCCGCTATCCGCGAGTTCAACGCCCGCCACACGGTACTGAAGAAGGGCATCGCGCTGACCCCCGTGAAGTTCGGGATCAGCTTCACCACCACCCATCTCAACCAGGCGGGCGCGCTGGTGCATGTCTATGCCGATGGCAGCATCCAGCTGAACCATGGCGGCACCGAAATGGGCCAGGGCCTGTACATCAAGGTCGCGCAGGTCGTGGCCGACGTCTTCGCCGTGCCGGTGACAAAGGTGCGCATCACCGCGACGCGCACCGACAAGGTTCCCAACACCTCCGCCACCGCCGCTTCGTCGGGGGCCGATCTGAACGGCATGGCGGCGTTCGAGGCGGCGTGCACCATCCGCGAGCGGCTGGCGGGCGTGGCGGCGTCGATCGGCGGCTGCGCGGTGGAGGCGGTGCGCTTCACCCCGGCCGGGGTGGTCGCGGGGGCGGAGACGATCCCTTTCGACACGCTGTGCCGCAAGGCGCATCTGGCGCGGGTGTCGCTGTCCTCGACCGGATTCTATGCGACCCCGGACATCGCCTATGACCGTGCGGCGCATCGCGGGCGCCCCTTTTACTATTTCGCCTATGGCGCGGCATGCGCGGAGGTGGTGGTGGACACGCTGACCGGCGAACACCGCGTCCTGGCGGTCGATATCCTCCACGATGTCGGCCGGTCGCTCAATCCGGCGATCGACCTCGGCCAGATCGAGGGCGGGTTCCTCCAGGGCCAGGGCTGGCTGACCACCGAGGAACTGGTCTTTGCCGAGGATGGCCGGTTGCTGACCCATTCGCCCGCCACCTACAAGATCCCGACCGCCGCCGACCGCCCGCACCGTTTCCGGGTCGCGCTGTGGGACGGGGAGAATGTCGAGCCGACGATCAACCGCTCGAAGGCGGTCGGCGAGCCGCCGTTCATGCTGGCCCAGTGCGTGCTGTCCGCGCTGGGCGAGGCGGTGGCCGCAACCGCGCCCGAACGGCGCGGCTTTCCGCCGCTGAACGCGCCCGCCACGCCCGAGGCGATCCTGCGCGCGATCGCCGCCCACCGCGCATGA